The following are encoded in a window of Pontiella desulfatans genomic DNA:
- a CDS encoding sulfatase-like hydrolase/transferase, translating to MRIVKLLSVFLLSVVAVQAEKKPNIIILLVDDMGYGDLGCYGQEVIKTPNLDALAAKGLRFTDFYAGCSVCSPSRGVLMTGIHAGHATIRGNKGFIPVDGSWDRIALKKSEVTLAEMLKGAGYQTAFVGKWHLGIPQDVSTWATGRGFDFAVQEQWGPTPEGGQYDERDHWVNGCTESIFHDYTQHDCLDEFRTDIVLDFLKKDRDSDKPLFLFMSYRSPHAHEFHLRETERYKEFGWPEIERRHASRITMLDEQIQRLLDRLEAMGELDNAFILFTSDNGPHAEGPKGGPKHDPLFFKSSHGLKGHKRDMYEGGIRVPGFVYWNGKSIQGTTSHPATFYDVMPTLAEVAGIEAPEQTDGISFLPTVLGKQQKKHDHLYWEIAESNSAKAFRQATRRGDWKAVRYGQHADVELYYLKDDLYETNDVAKKYPEIAERMEKILNAETTKSVNYPYAGGGGK from the coding sequence ATGAGAATCGTAAAGTTGCTGAGTGTGTTTCTTTTGTCCGTGGTTGCGGTGCAGGCGGAGAAGAAGCCGAACATTATCATCCTGCTGGTTGATGACATGGGCTATGGCGATCTGGGTTGCTATGGGCAGGAAGTCATCAAGACGCCCAATCTCGATGCGCTGGCCGCAAAGGGGCTGCGCTTTACGGATTTCTATGCGGGGTGTTCGGTTTGCTCGCCGTCGCGCGGCGTGCTGATGACCGGCATCCACGCCGGGCATGCAACCATCCGTGGCAACAAAGGTTTCATTCCGGTGGATGGAAGCTGGGATCGGATTGCGCTGAAAAAATCCGAAGTCACCCTGGCCGAAATGCTGAAGGGTGCCGGATACCAAACGGCGTTTGTCGGCAAGTGGCACCTGGGCATTCCGCAGGATGTATCCACCTGGGCGACCGGGCGCGGGTTCGATTTTGCGGTGCAGGAACAGTGGGGGCCAACCCCCGAGGGCGGCCAATACGATGAACGCGACCATTGGGTGAATGGCTGCACCGAAAGCATCTTCCACGACTACACCCAGCACGACTGCCTGGATGAGTTCCGCACCGATATTGTTCTGGATTTTTTGAAGAAGGATCGCGATTCGGATAAGCCGCTCTTCCTGTTCATGTCCTACCGCAGCCCACATGCGCACGAATTCCATCTGCGCGAAACGGAGCGCTACAAGGAATTCGGTTGGCCGGAGATCGAGCGCCGCCACGCTTCGCGCATCACCATGCTCGATGAACAGATCCAGCGTCTGCTGGATCGGCTGGAGGCCATGGGCGAGCTCGACAATGCCTTCATTCTCTTCACCTCCGACAACGGCCCCCATGCGGAAGGCCCCAAGGGCGGCCCAAAGCATGATCCGCTGTTCTTCAAGAGTTCGCACGGATTGAAAGGGCACAAGCGCGATATGTATGAAGGCGGCATCCGAGTTCCCGGCTTTGTCTATTGGAATGGCAAATCCATCCAGGGGACGACCAGCCACCCGGCGACCTTCTACGATGTGATGCCGACGCTGGCGGAAGTGGCCGGCATCGAAGCGCCGGAGCAGACGGATGGCATCTCCTTCCTCCCCACCGTGCTCGGCAAGCAGCAAAAGAAGCATGACCATCTCTATTGGGAAATTGCGGAATCCAATTCGGCCAAGGCCTTCCGCCAGGCGACGCGCCGCGGCGACTGGAAAGCCGTGCGCTATGGACAACATGCAGACGTTGAGCTCTACTATCTTAAGGATGATCTTTATGAAACAAACGACGTCGCCAAGAAATATCCGGAGATCGCCGAACGCATGGAAAAAATCCTCAATGCGGAAACGACGAAGAGCGTGAACTATCCGTACGCGGGGGGGGGGGGTAAATGA
- a CDS encoding glycoside hydrolase family 2 protein, with product MKKIWIVAALLVALGLAGCKEVSENTISVNADWKFQRLENPEADTAGFEAVVFDDSAWEIVSLPHSAYLEPLVITDQWQGVCWYRKDFDVDKELLGKKIILTLEGAMSQSQVWINGKLAKERAGGYLPVVVDASDFVKEGRNQLAIRLDSRDNPLTGPKPVKRLDFCMYSGLYRNVLITLKDELHISHPVLADKVAGGGVFVTFPKVSEDESVVKVKTHVVNGDDEAETAIVLHELFFDGKLVAKQSSAPVEIKAGGDAEFVQEIKVAGAQLWSPDAPNLYTLKTSVLEGDEVEDVVTCRIGIRAFEFRNGHELFLNGEKIFLRGTNRHQDYPYIGYALSDNAQWRDAKLIKDGGFNCIRLSHYPHSPAFMDACDELGLITIDAIMGWQYYNDDDRFREYCYRSARELIRRDRNHPCVLTWEVSLNETKMPEFFMDELHRITHAEYPGNNTFSCGWMDYAYDIFFQARQHRILHGFHPKLEKPYFVSEYGDWEYFSNNAGLNQDQLDKARRLETSSRQARGFGEKRLLQQCYNLQESHNDNLGTYAFGDGYWVWNDYNRGYAQDIEYSGVVDLFRIPKFAYYFYQSQRDPAQGAMVNVASWWTPESATDVKVHSNCEEVELLLNGNSVARQKPDSNKNTTKLGHPPFTFTVVTFTPGTLKAVGYIGGKPVAEHVVQTPGKAVALKVWLGENGKAPEAGVSDTVFAYIAAVDENGTVVPTFSDEVSLKLTGDVKLMNVDCIMAEAGIATALLQIGAEDGAINLSAEHGDMKGSLTFHAE from the coding sequence ATGAAAAAGATATGGATTGTTGCGGCGTTACTGGTGGCCTTGGGTCTGGCGGGGTGCAAAGAGGTTTCGGAAAACACCATCAGCGTGAATGCGGATTGGAAGTTCCAGCGGTTGGAGAATCCCGAGGCGGACACCGCCGGATTCGAGGCGGTTGTGTTCGACGATTCCGCCTGGGAGATCGTAAGCCTGCCGCACTCGGCCTATCTGGAGCCGCTGGTCATCACCGATCAATGGCAAGGCGTCTGCTGGTACCGCAAGGATTTCGATGTTGATAAAGAATTACTCGGGAAAAAAATCATCCTCACGCTCGAAGGCGCGATGAGCCAGTCGCAGGTTTGGATCAATGGCAAACTGGCTAAGGAACGCGCGGGCGGCTATCTGCCGGTGGTGGTCGACGCGTCGGACTTCGTGAAGGAAGGCAGGAACCAGCTGGCGATCCGCCTCGACAGCCGCGACAATCCGTTAACCGGGCCCAAGCCGGTCAAGCGCCTCGATTTCTGCATGTACAGTGGTCTCTACCGCAATGTGCTCATTACCCTCAAGGATGAGCTGCACATCTCGCATCCGGTGCTGGCCGACAAGGTTGCCGGCGGTGGCGTGTTTGTCACCTTCCCGAAGGTGTCCGAGGATGAGTCGGTCGTGAAGGTGAAGACCCATGTCGTTAATGGGGACGACGAGGCCGAGACCGCAATCGTGCTCCACGAACTGTTTTTCGACGGCAAGCTGGTCGCCAAGCAATCGTCCGCGCCGGTTGAAATCAAGGCTGGCGGCGATGCCGAATTCGTTCAAGAGATCAAGGTGGCCGGCGCCCAGCTGTGGTCGCCCGATGCACCGAATCTCTACACGCTGAAAACCTCCGTGCTGGAAGGGGACGAGGTGGAGGATGTGGTAACCTGCCGGATCGGTATCCGCGCGTTCGAGTTTCGCAACGGCCACGAACTTTTCCTCAACGGCGAAAAGATTTTCCTGCGCGGCACCAACCGCCACCAGGACTATCCCTACATCGGCTACGCGCTCTCCGACAACGCGCAGTGGCGCGACGCCAAGCTGATCAAGGATGGCGGCTTCAACTGCATCCGCCTCTCGCACTATCCGCATTCGCCGGCCTTCATGGATGCCTGCGACGAATTGGGCCTGATCACGATCGATGCCATCATGGGCTGGCAGTATTACAACGACGACGACCGCTTCCGCGAATATTGCTACCGCTCCGCCCGCGAGCTGATCCGCCGCGACCGCAACCACCCCTGCGTGCTGACCTGGGAGGTTTCGCTGAACGAAACCAAGATGCCGGAATTTTTCATGGACGAGCTGCACCGCATCACCCATGCCGAGTATCCGGGGAACAACACGTTCTCCTGCGGTTGGATGGACTATGCCTACGACATCTTTTTCCAGGCGCGCCAGCACCGCATTCTGCATGGCTTCCATCCCAAGCTCGAAAAGCCCTACTTTGTTTCGGAATACGGCGACTGGGAATATTTTTCCAACAACGCCGGGCTCAACCAGGACCAGCTGGACAAGGCCCGCCGCCTCGAGACCAGCAGCCGCCAGGCGCGCGGCTTCGGTGAAAAGCGCCTGCTGCAGCAATGCTACAACCTGCAGGAATCGCACAACGACAACCTCGGCACCTACGCCTTCGGCGATGGCTACTGGGTGTGGAACGACTACAACCGCGGCTATGCCCAGGACATTGAATATTCCGGCGTCGTCGATCTCTTCCGCATCCCGAAGTTTGCCTATTATTTTTATCAGAGCCAGCGCGATCCCGCGCAGGGCGCCATGGTCAACGTAGCCAGCTGGTGGACGCCGGAATCCGCAACCGACGTGAAAGTGCATTCCAACTGCGAAGAGGTTGAGCTGCTCCTGAACGGCAACTCCGTTGCAAGGCAGAAGCCCGACTCGAATAAAAACACTACGAAACTTGGGCATCCGCCGTTCACCTTCACGGTGGTCACGTTTACACCCGGCACGCTCAAGGCGGTCGGCTACATTGGTGGCAAGCCCGTCGCCGAGCACGTCGTCCAAACGCCCGGCAAGGCCGTGGCGCTCAAGGTGTGGCTTGGCGAAAACGGCAAGGCGCCGGAAGCGGGCGTCAGCGACACCGTCTTTGCCTACATCGCCGCCGTCGATGAAAACGGAACCGTGGTTCCAACCTTCTCCGATGAAGTCAGTCTGAAGCTGACGGGGGATGTGAAGCTGATGAACGTCGATTGCATCATGGCCGAAGCCGGCATCGCCACCGCGCTGCTGCAGATCGGTGCGGAGGACGGAGCCATAAATTTGTCAGCCGAGCATGGTGACATGAAAGGAAGCCTCACCTTCCACGCGGAGTAG
- a CDS encoding type II toxin-antitoxin system RelE/ParE family toxin translates to MKDLMTRRFSKWVSKQPIQSGELANALDELKSGTFDAALGGHLYKKRIRFKGRGKSGSGRTIVCYKKGKRAIFIHGFAKNEKDNLSTKELLALKEFAGILTALTEEQIATAIENGDFKEVAP, encoded by the coding sequence ATGAAAGATTTAATGACCCGACGGTTCAGCAAGTGGGTTTCCAAGCAGCCGATACAATCCGGCGAGTTGGCAAACGCCTTGGACGAGCTGAAAAGCGGGACGTTTGATGCCGCCCTCGGCGGGCACCTCTACAAAAAGAGGATTCGCTTCAAGGGCCGGGGAAAGAGCGGAAGCGGCAGGACCATTGTTTGCTACAAGAAAGGCAAGCGAGCCATTTTCATCCATGGCTTTGCCAAGAATGAAAAGGACAATCTCTCAACCAAGGAGCTGCTGGCATTGAAGGAATTCGCGGGAATACTCACAGCCCTGACCGAGGAACAGATCGCAACAGCGATCGAAAACGGAGACTTTAAGGAGGTCGCACCATGA
- a CDS encoding helix-turn-helix domain-containing protein yields the protein MRSSIAKSITETVSDLNKSGIVDEITMKNINSLCIPDVHDYPPEKIISIRKANHLSQAALAAVLNISPSTVQKWERGTKKPAGAARKLLDIVERKGIEVLV from the coding sequence ATGAGAAGCTCAATCGCAAAATCCATTACCGAAACCGTATCCGACTTGAATAAAAGCGGAATCGTCGACGAGATTACCATGAAAAACATCAACTCCCTCTGCATTCCCGATGTCCATGACTATCCCCCGGAAAAAATCATTTCCATCCGCAAGGCAAACCATCTCAGCCAGGCCGCACTGGCCGCCGTCTTGAACATCAGCCCCTCCACCGTCCAAAAGTGGGAGCGGGGAACGAAAAAGCCCGCCGGTGCTGCCAGAAAGCTGCTCGATATCGTCGAGCGCAAGGGCATTGAAGTGCTTGTGTAG